The following proteins are co-located in the Micromonospora viridifaciens genome:
- a CDS encoding DUF3027 domain-containing protein yields the protein MGNNGYVTRPASARAPRLDQVCAAAVEVARAAITEVDPADVGEHLQAVAEGDRLVTHYFECRLAGYRGWRWAVTVTRVPRSRNVTICETVLLPGADALLAPGWVPWQERLKPGDLGPGDLLPTPPDDERLAPGYLLSDDPAVEETAWELGLGRPRVLSREGRSEAAQRWYDGDHGPNAAISVAAPAAARCGTCGFYLPLAGALRQAFGACGNFYAPDDGRVVSADHGCGAHSETLAETAETPVDEMPTVYDDSAVEAMSVSRAPGSVEAAEPAEPYGHP from the coding sequence ATGGGCAACAATGGGTACGTGACCAGGCCCGCCTCCGCCCGCGCTCCCCGGCTCGACCAGGTGTGCGCCGCCGCCGTCGAGGTGGCCCGCGCCGCCATCACCGAGGTGGACCCCGCCGACGTCGGCGAGCACCTCCAGGCTGTCGCCGAGGGTGACCGGCTCGTCACCCACTACTTCGAGTGTCGGCTGGCCGGCTACCGCGGCTGGCGCTGGGCCGTCACGGTGACCCGGGTGCCGCGCAGCCGCAACGTGACGATCTGCGAGACCGTCCTGCTGCCCGGCGCCGACGCGCTGCTCGCCCCCGGGTGGGTGCCGTGGCAGGAGCGGCTCAAGCCGGGCGACCTGGGCCCTGGCGACCTGCTGCCCACCCCGCCGGACGACGAGCGGCTCGCCCCGGGCTACCTGCTCTCCGACGACCCGGCGGTCGAGGAGACCGCGTGGGAGTTGGGCCTCGGCCGGCCCCGGGTGCTGTCCCGGGAAGGCCGTTCGGAGGCCGCTCAGCGCTGGTACGACGGCGACCACGGGCCGAACGCCGCTATCTCGGTGGCCGCGCCGGCCGCGGCCCGCTGCGGCACCTGCGGTTTCTACCTGCCCCTCGCCGGGGCGCTGCGGCAGGCCTTCGGCGCCTGCGGCAACTTCTACGCACCGGACGACGGCCGGGTGGTGAGCGCCGACCACGGCTGCGGCGCGCACTCGGAGACTCTCGCCGAGACGGCCGAGACCCCGGTCGACGAGATGCCCACGGTCTACGACGACAGCGCGGTCGAGGCGATGTCGGTCAGCCGGGCCCCGGGCTCAGTGGAGGCGGCCGAGCCGGCCGAGCCGTACGGCCACCCCTGA
- a CDS encoding MFS transporter has protein sequence MPLSSRSGRSVLGRTVGTGIRATRMLLRSSLHGGRWMTRRAGSARARSAGNEVGMVRLFDLHALSCAGDTLIAIGLAGTIFFDVPLGEARNKVALYLLVTMVPFAMLAPVVGPLLDHFRHGRRYALATTMLGRAFLAWLISDYIGSFGLYPAAFGVLALSRAYGVARSAAVPRLLPEGLGLSQVGARASVYGTVAGGLVAPLGLAAFWFGPQWPLRVASLIFLVGMVISLRLPPRADSEPPERVPQPFRALRRRGGERPLGRGRPAGRLVIATLIGAAALRGVYGFLLLFLAFAIKAGDLTTDFFGRDLGAQGALGLVGGALAVGSFLATAVGTRLRIHRPAAIQSSGMIIVAGVAVLAAWKFSLPMVAVLCLVAALFSGIAKLAVDASIQERIPERLRASSFAHSETALMLAFVAGGGLGLVPFTGRVGVTVAACVAALVAVRGVLVASRLRSERLIGRPLGDDELADEQTEAPTDPTPTSPAAPSGGTRIAEPDDGFPPPGFHIYRPSSSPVGGPGGVDEETRREPRGPVA, from the coding sequence ATGCCGCTGTCCTCCCGCTCCGGCCGGTCCGTTCTCGGGCGGACCGTCGGCACCGGCATCCGCGCCACCCGAATGCTGCTGCGCAGTTCGCTGCACGGCGGCCGGTGGATGACTCGGCGGGCCGGGTCGGCCCGGGCTCGCAGTGCCGGCAACGAGGTGGGCATGGTCCGCCTCTTCGACCTGCACGCGCTCTCCTGCGCCGGGGACACCCTGATCGCCATCGGCCTGGCCGGGACGATCTTCTTCGACGTACCGCTCGGCGAGGCGCGCAACAAGGTCGCGCTCTACCTGCTGGTGACCATGGTGCCGTTCGCCATGCTCGCCCCGGTGGTCGGGCCGTTGCTCGACCACTTTCGGCACGGCCGCCGGTACGCGCTGGCGACCACCATGCTCGGTCGGGCCTTCCTCGCCTGGCTGATCTCCGACTACATCGGCAGCTTCGGGCTCTACCCGGCGGCGTTCGGCGTGCTCGCCCTCTCCCGGGCGTACGGGGTGGCCCGGTCGGCGGCGGTGCCGAGGCTGCTGCCGGAGGGGCTGGGGCTGTCCCAGGTGGGTGCCCGGGCGAGCGTCTACGGCACGGTGGCCGGCGGCCTGGTCGCCCCGCTCGGGCTGGCCGCGTTCTGGTTCGGGCCGCAGTGGCCGCTCCGGGTGGCCTCGCTGATCTTCCTGGTCGGCATGGTGATCTCGCTGCGCCTGCCGCCGCGCGCGGACTCCGAGCCACCCGAGCGGGTGCCGCAGCCGTTCCGGGCGCTGCGCCGCCGGGGCGGGGAACGACCGCTGGGCCGGGGCCGACCGGCCGGCCGCCTGGTGATCGCCACGCTGATCGGCGCGGCGGCGCTGCGCGGGGTGTACGGCTTCCTGCTGCTCTTCCTGGCCTTCGCGATCAAGGCCGGCGACCTGACCACCGACTTTTTCGGCCGGGACCTGGGCGCCCAGGGCGCGCTGGGCCTGGTCGGCGGCGCGCTGGCGGTGGGCAGCTTCCTGGCCACCGCGGTCGGCACCCGGCTGCGCATCCACCGCCCGGCCGCCATCCAGTCCAGCGGCATGATCATCGTGGCCGGGGTGGCGGTGCTGGCCGCGTGGAAGTTCTCGCTGCCCATGGTGGCGGTGCTCTGTCTGGTGGCGGCCCTGTTCAGCGGGATCGCCAAGCTCGCCGTCGACGCGTCGATCCAGGAGCGGATCCCGGAGCGGCTGCGCGCCAGCTCCTTCGCGCACTCGGAGACCGCGCTCATGCTCGCCTTCGTGGCCGGCGGCGGGCTCGGGCTCGTCCCCTTCACCGGCCGGGTCGGGGTCACGGTCGCCGCCTGCGTCGCGGCGCTGGTGGCCGTACGCGGCGTGCTGGTGGCCAGCCGCCTGCGCAGCGAACGCCTGATCGGCCGGCCGCTCGGCGACGACGAGCTGGCCGACGAGCAGACGGAGGCACCGACGGACCCGACCCCCACCTCGCCGGCCGCGCCCTCGGGCGGCACCCGCATCGCCGAGCCCGACGACGGGTTCCCGCCGCCGGGCTTCCACATCTACCGCCCCTCCTCCTCCCCGGTCGGCGGGCCGGGCGGCGTGGACGAGGAGACCCGGCGGGAGCCGCGAGGGCCGGTCGCGTGA
- a CDS encoding futalosine hydrolase, whose product MSGLLVVTAVPAEAEAVRAGLTDPTVTVAPLGVGPAVAGAATARLLALAEAAGRPYRAVVSAGIAGGFVGRVAVGGTVLATRSVAADLGAESPEGFLPIEELGMAPELLGVGSGVPADSGLLAALRQALPEATVGAVLTVNTVTGTATSTAALAERHPDAVAEAMEGYGVAVAAAQAGLPFAELRTVSNPIGPRDRGSWRMRDAFAALTAAAAALR is encoded by the coding sequence GTGAGTGGACTGCTGGTGGTGACCGCCGTGCCGGCCGAGGCGGAGGCGGTCCGCGCGGGCCTGACTGACCCCACGGTCACCGTCGCCCCGCTCGGGGTGGGTCCCGCCGTCGCCGGGGCCGCCACCGCCCGGCTGCTGGCGCTGGCCGAGGCGGCCGGTCGGCCGTACCGGGCGGTGGTCAGCGCGGGCATCGCCGGCGGCTTCGTGGGCCGGGTGGCGGTCGGCGGCACGGTGCTGGCGACCCGCAGCGTGGCCGCCGACCTGGGCGCCGAGTCACCGGAGGGCTTCCTCCCGATCGAGGAGCTGGGCATGGCACCGGAGCTGCTGGGCGTGGGCAGCGGCGTACCGGCCGACTCGGGGCTGCTGGCCGCCCTGCGGCAGGCTCTGCCGGAGGCCACGGTCGGCGCGGTGCTCACCGTCAACACGGTGACCGGCACCGCGACGAGCACCGCGGCCCTCGCCGAGCGGCACCCGGACGCGGTGGCCGAGGCCATGGAGGGGTACGGCGTGGCCGTCGCCGCCGCCCAGGCCGGCCTGCCCTTCGCCGAGCTGCGCACGGTGTCCAACCCGATCGGGCCACGGGACCGGGGATCATGGCGGATGCGCGACGCGTTCGCCGCCCTCACCGCGGCGGCGGCCGCCCTGCGCTGA
- a CDS encoding GNAT family N-acetyltransferase codes for MAEPTSPTERWADLGDLLRRLRRRADLSQRELAARAGVPQATVARIESGRAVDPRYRTVERLVQAAGGQVRFDSGPVDEPPRLPAPVPHDELRDQAGRQYPAHLDVWEVREPKDWPGAWWAEWYRLPPEKYPLPLPSATYEVNREYRDRRREAEQVRRSVTVRRVIGTLPATSWRFVAELPDGDLVGELRAHEQSPHLCWGGEERPGEREVVLDGLLVAARHRRLGIGRRLMEALVAELPGAGIGVVRALAEEPGVSFLLACGFELEASRPAALRLERPAVSAGRPPPR; via the coding sequence GTGGCTGAGCCGACTTCACCGACCGAGCGGTGGGCAGACCTGGGCGACCTGCTGCGCCGGCTGCGGCGGCGCGCCGACCTGAGCCAGCGCGAGCTGGCCGCCCGGGCGGGCGTGCCCCAGGCCACGGTCGCGCGGATCGAGTCCGGCCGGGCCGTCGACCCCCGGTACCGGACGGTGGAGCGGCTGGTCCAGGCGGCCGGGGGCCAGGTGCGGTTCGATTCTGGACCGGTCGACGAGCCACCCCGGCTGCCGGCGCCGGTGCCGCACGACGAGCTGCGCGACCAGGCCGGGCGCCAGTATCCGGCCCACCTTGACGTGTGGGAGGTCCGCGAGCCGAAGGACTGGCCTGGGGCGTGGTGGGCGGAGTGGTACAGGCTGCCGCCGGAGAAGTATCCGCTGCCGCTGCCTTCGGCGACGTACGAGGTGAACCGGGAGTACCGGGACCGGCGGCGCGAGGCGGAGCAGGTGCGTCGATCGGTGACGGTTCGGCGGGTGATCGGGACCCTACCCGCCACGTCCTGGCGGTTCGTGGCGGAGCTGCCCGACGGCGACCTGGTCGGGGAGCTGCGGGCGCACGAGCAGAGCCCGCACCTCTGCTGGGGCGGCGAGGAACGCCCGGGGGAGCGGGAAGTCGTCCTCGACGGGTTGCTCGTCGCTGCCCGGCATCGTCGGCTGGGCATCGGCCGTCGGCTGATGGAAGCACTCGTCGCGGAGTTGCCGGGTGCCGGCATCGGGGTGGTGCGGGCCCTGGCCGAAGAGCCCGGCGTCAGCTTCCTGCTCGCCTGCGGCTTCGAGCTGGAGGCGAGCCGGCCCGCCGCGCTGCGGCTGGAGCGGCCGGCGGTCAGCGCAGGGCGGCCGCCGCCGCGGTGA
- a CDS encoding 1,4-dihydroxy-6-naphthoate synthase, with translation MAHSLAISPCPNDTFVFHALVHGRVPGAPPVEVTYADVDITNTAAERGAFDLVKVSYAALPWLLDDYHLLPCGGALGRGCGPLVLTRGDRADLSGATVAVPGERTTAYLLFRLWSAEHPPARIEVVPFHEIMPGVAAGRYDAGLVIHEARFTYPRHGLTALVDLGEWWEGDTGLPIPLGAILARKGAVDPVEAAAWIRESVRQAWADPTASRDYVLSHAQEMEPDVVDRHIALYVNDFTADLGEAGFAAVDALLGRAADVGLVPQTSNSRATAWTS, from the coding sequence GTGGCGCACTCCCTGGCGATCTCCCCCTGCCCCAACGACACCTTCGTCTTCCACGCTTTGGTGCACGGCCGGGTGCCGGGCGCCCCACCGGTCGAGGTGACCTACGCCGACGTGGACATCACCAACACGGCCGCCGAGCGGGGGGCGTTCGACCTGGTGAAGGTGAGCTACGCGGCGCTGCCGTGGCTGCTGGACGACTACCACCTGCTGCCCTGCGGCGGTGCGCTGGGCCGGGGCTGCGGCCCGCTGGTGCTAACCCGCGGCGACCGGGCCGACCTCAGCGGCGCGACCGTGGCGGTGCCCGGCGAGCGGACCACGGCGTACCTGCTCTTCCGGCTCTGGTCGGCGGAGCACCCGCCGGCGCGGATCGAGGTGGTGCCGTTCCACGAGATCATGCCGGGCGTCGCCGCGGGCCGGTACGACGCCGGGCTGGTGATCCACGAGGCTCGGTTCACGTACCCCCGGCACGGGCTGACCGCGCTGGTCGACCTCGGCGAGTGGTGGGAGGGCGACACCGGCCTGCCGATCCCGCTCGGCGCGATCCTGGCCCGCAAGGGCGCGGTGGACCCGGTCGAGGCCGCCGCCTGGATCCGCGAGTCGGTCCGCCAGGCCTGGGCCGACCCGACGGCCAGCCGCGACTACGTCCTCTCCCACGCGCAGGAGATGGAGCCCGACGTGGTGGACCGGCACATCGCCCTCTACGTCAACGACTTCACCGCCGACCTGGGCGAGGCCGGTTTCGCCGCCGTGGACGCGCTGCTGGGCCGGGCCGCCGACGTCGGGCTCGTCCCTCAGACCTCCAACTCGCGCGCCACCGCGTGGACCAGCTGA
- a CDS encoding cold-shock protein: MPTGRVKWYDAAKGYGFVTSDEGGDVFLPKGALPAGVTDLKGGQRVDFSVVDSRRGAQAMGVKLLEAPPSVAELRRRPAEELHGLVEDMIKVLEAKVQPDLRRGRFPDRKTAQKIAQLVHAVARELEV, from the coding sequence GTGCCGACGGGTCGAGTGAAGTGGTATGACGCGGCCAAGGGATACGGGTTCGTCACCAGTGATGAGGGTGGCGACGTGTTCCTGCCCAAGGGCGCGCTGCCGGCGGGCGTCACCGACCTGAAGGGCGGCCAGCGGGTCGATTTCAGCGTGGTCGACAGCCGCCGGGGCGCGCAGGCGATGGGCGTGAAGCTGCTGGAGGCGCCGCCGTCCGTGGCGGAGCTGCGCCGGCGGCCGGCCGAGGAGCTGCACGGCCTGGTCGAGGACATGATCAAGGTGCTGGAGGCGAAGGTCCAGCCGGACCTGCGCCGGGGCCGCTTCCCCGACCGGAAGACCGCGCAGAAGATCGCTCAGCTGGTCCACGCGGTGGCGCGCGAGTTGGAGGTCTGA
- a CDS encoding HAD family hydrolase: MPPLMVGFDLDMTLVDSRPGIAAAYRALTARTGVYVDADAAVSRLGPPLRTEIARWFPPEQVEEAVVAYRELYPAYAITPTLPMPGAEAAIEAVHARGGRVMVVTSKIGRLAKLHLDHLGLAVDELAGDLFAEQKASALREHGAAVYVGDHVADMTAAKTAGIPGVGVATGPCTQDELRTAGAHTVLADLTGFPAALDRIIRLALRG; this comes from the coding sequence ATGCCCCCACTGATGGTCGGCTTCGACCTCGACATGACCCTGGTCGACTCGCGTCCCGGCATCGCCGCCGCGTACCGGGCGCTGACCGCGCGTACCGGTGTGTACGTGGACGCGGACGCGGCGGTGTCCCGGCTCGGCCCGCCGCTGCGCACGGAGATCGCCCGCTGGTTCCCGCCGGAGCAGGTGGAGGAGGCGGTGGTCGCCTACCGCGAGCTCTACCCGGCGTACGCGATCACCCCGACCCTGCCGATGCCCGGCGCGGAAGCCGCGATCGAGGCGGTGCACGCGCGGGGCGGCCGGGTCATGGTGGTCACCTCGAAGATCGGCCGGTTGGCGAAGCTGCACCTGGACCACCTCGGGCTGGCCGTGGACGAGCTGGCCGGGGATCTCTTTGCCGAGCAGAAGGCGAGCGCGCTGCGGGAGCACGGCGCGGCGGTGTACGTCGGGGACCACGTGGCGGACATGACCGCCGCCAAGACGGCGGGAATCCCGGGCGTGGGAGTGGCGACCGGGCCGTGTACGCAGGACGAACTGCGGACCGCCGGCGCCCACACGGTGCTGGCCGATCTCACCGGATTCCCGGCCGCGCTGGACCGGATCATCCGGCTAGCCTTGAGGGGGTAG
- a CDS encoding helicase-associated domain-containing protein: MTTSLADHLRALPDESLAALLQLRPDLVVPVPADVAALAIRAQSRVSVARALDGLDQFTLQILDAARLTRDPEGGGTATEAILAMATAGPHPPAPTAVRGAVDRLRALCLLYGPEHDLHVVGGVDEVSPYPAGLGRPAADLDPRTAALCADPAKLRRTLLAAPPSARAILDRLAAGPPVGTVPPGALAAPATGAENDLPPDPTNGGAPTGSPIRWLVEHRLLVRLSGGKGGSGTVELPREVALLLRRDSGPLGPLRTDPPMVASPAREPKAVDSAGAGQTMEVVRHTEALLESLAAEPAPVLRSGGVGVRDLRRLARGIGLDDSTTALLFEVAYAAGLLGELDLTGTATARYGGGDQQILPTGGYEVWRASSLAQRWEQLARAWLTMTRQVGLVGQRDDRDRPITVLSAEAERAGAPAARRAVLAVLADLAPATAPTPDEVLELLDWRTPRRARGREAAHREVLAEAAQLGVTGLGALTSYGRLLLADVTDADDRAEDPLGLLSDAESGEPSTAVRALDALLPAPVDHFLLQADLTVVVPGPPDAALAAELEVVAEHESAGGASVHRVTTASVRRALDAGYSADDLHALFRRRSRTPVPQGLTYLVDDVARKHGGLRVGSAGGYVRSDDETLLTEVLADRRLESMAFRRLAPTVLVTPYQVGRMLAALRDAGYAPVPEDASGSAVLSRPKSRRAPARVPVASRGLDPLAAPKLPMPRLLGVVEQIRRGDAAARAARRAPAVVRGGAARTGPVPAHTHSDALAVLQQAVRDKALVWVGYVDAHGATASRLVRPVSIGAGYLRAEDERTEMLHTFALHRITAAVLED; this comes from the coding sequence ATGACCACCTCACTCGCCGACCACCTGCGGGCCCTCCCCGACGAGTCCCTGGCCGCTCTGCTCCAGCTGCGGCCGGACCTCGTCGTGCCGGTGCCGGCCGACGTCGCCGCCCTCGCCATCCGCGCCCAGTCGCGGGTCTCCGTGGCCCGGGCGCTCGACGGGCTGGACCAGTTCACCCTCCAGATCCTGGACGCCGCCCGGCTCACCCGGGACCCGGAGGGCGGCGGCACCGCCACCGAGGCGATCCTGGCGATGGCCACCGCCGGCCCGCACCCGCCCGCCCCGACCGCCGTCCGGGGCGCGGTCGACCGGCTGCGTGCGCTCTGCCTGCTGTACGGCCCGGAGCACGACCTGCACGTGGTGGGCGGCGTCGACGAGGTCTCCCCGTACCCGGCGGGGCTGGGCCGACCGGCGGCGGACCTGGACCCACGGACGGCGGCCCTCTGCGCGGACCCGGCGAAGCTGCGGCGGACGCTGCTGGCCGCGCCGCCCTCGGCCCGGGCGATCCTGGACCGGCTGGCCGCCGGGCCGCCGGTCGGCACAGTGCCCCCGGGCGCGCTCGCCGCCCCCGCCACCGGCGCCGAGAACGATCTTCCCCCGGACCCGACCAACGGCGGCGCACCGACCGGCTCGCCGATCCGCTGGCTGGTGGAGCACCGGCTGCTCGTCCGCCTGTCGGGCGGCAAGGGCGGTTCCGGGACCGTGGAGCTGCCCCGCGAGGTGGCCCTGCTGCTGCGGCGCGACAGCGGCCCGCTCGGCCCGCTGCGGACCGACCCGCCGATGGTGGCGAGCCCGGCCCGGGAGCCGAAGGCCGTGGACTCCGCCGGCGCCGGGCAGACCATGGAGGTGGTACGCCACACCGAGGCGCTGCTGGAGAGCCTCGCCGCCGAGCCGGCCCCGGTGCTGCGCTCCGGCGGGGTCGGCGTACGCGACCTGCGCCGGCTGGCCCGGGGCATCGGGCTGGACGATTCGACCACCGCGCTGCTCTTCGAGGTGGCGTACGCGGCCGGGCTGCTCGGCGAGCTGGACCTGACCGGCACCGCCACCGCCCGGTACGGCGGCGGCGACCAGCAGATCCTGCCCACCGGCGGGTACGAGGTGTGGCGGGCCAGCTCACTCGCCCAGCGCTGGGAGCAGCTGGCCCGGGCCTGGCTGACCATGACCCGCCAGGTGGGCCTGGTCGGGCAGCGCGACGACCGGGACCGGCCGATCACCGTGCTGTCCGCCGAGGCGGAACGGGCCGGTGCCCCCGCCGCCCGGCGCGCGGTGCTCGCCGTCCTGGCCGACCTGGCCCCGGCGACCGCTCCGACCCCGGACGAGGTGCTGGAGCTGCTGGACTGGCGGACGCCCCGGCGGGCCCGGGGCCGGGAGGCCGCGCACCGGGAGGTGCTGGCCGAGGCGGCCCAGCTCGGGGTGACCGGGCTCGGCGCGCTCACCTCGTACGGGCGGCTGCTGCTGGCCGACGTGACCGACGCCGACGACCGGGCGGAGGACCCGCTCGGGCTGCTCTCCGACGCGGAGTCGGGCGAGCCGTCCACCGCCGTACGCGCGCTGGACGCGCTGCTCCCCGCCCCGGTCGATCATTTCCTGCTGCAGGCCGACCTGACCGTGGTGGTGCCCGGCCCGCCCGACGCGGCGCTCGCCGCCGAGCTGGAGGTGGTGGCCGAGCACGAATCGGCGGGCGGGGCGAGCGTGCACCGGGTCACCACGGCCAGCGTCCGGCGGGCCCTGGACGCCGGCTACTCGGCCGACGACCTGCACGCGCTGTTCCGCCGCCGGTCGCGCACCCCGGTGCCGCAGGGGTTGACCTACCTGGTGGACGACGTGGCGCGCAAGCACGGCGGGCTGCGAGTCGGCTCGGCCGGCGGGTACGTGCGCAGCGACGACGAGACGCTGCTCACCGAGGTGCTGGCCGACCGGCGACTGGAGTCGATGGCGTTCCGCCGGCTCGCCCCGACGGTGCTGGTCACCCCGTACCAGGTCGGGCGGATGCTGGCCGCGCTGCGCGACGCCGGGTACGCGCCGGTGCCGGAGGACGCCAGCGGCTCGGCGGTGCTCTCCCGGCCGAAGAGCCGGCGGGCGCCGGCCCGGGTGCCGGTCGCCTCCCGCGGCCTGGACCCGCTGGCCGCCCCGAAGCTGCCCATGCCCCGGCTGCTCGGCGTGGTGGAGCAGATCCGCCGCGGCGACGCGGCGGCCCGGGCGGCCCGGCGGGCCCCGGCGGTGGTCCGGGGCGGCGCGGCGCGCACCGGGCCGGTGCCCGCGCACACGCACAGCGACGCGCTCGCCGTGCTGCAGCAGGCGGTCCGCGACAAGGCGCTGGTCTGGGTGGGATACGTCGACGCGCACGGGGCGACCGCATCCCGCCTGGTCCGCCCGGTGTCGATCGGGGCGGGCTACCTGCGCGCCGAGGACGAGCGCACGGAGATGCTGCACACCTTCGCCCTGCACCGGATCACCGCGGCGGTGCTGGAGGACTGA
- a CDS encoding L,D-transpeptidase family protein, with protein sequence MKHLRLTARAVGLAAVVLVGVGACALDPQGDGSGAVAPVPVGVTEAASGASAPSTPDQPAEPAQTSRTTTPTPNDTGTTAATTTLTASGASCPQGEHQRAVEQYLNKLGGFGKLTVDGKQSAADCAAIKKFQRRYGISPAAGRAGPTTRDVARRLAATDVRRCRAGSALTFCVDLTRQTVWAMRGGKVVMPPTVTRTGMAGYATPTGTYRVGWKNKKEWSNPYKVWLPYWQQFNGGIGFHETTTYLHNKPIGSHGCVNLLHQDAVQLWKLGKVGTRVVVFGHRAGT encoded by the coding sequence ATGAAGCATCTCCGACTCACCGCCCGGGCCGTCGGGCTGGCGGCGGTCGTCCTGGTCGGCGTGGGTGCGTGCGCGCTCGATCCGCAGGGCGACGGGTCCGGGGCGGTCGCCCCGGTGCCCGTCGGCGTGACGGAGGCAGCATCGGGGGCGAGCGCGCCGTCCACGCCGGACCAGCCGGCCGAGCCGGCGCAGACGAGCCGGACGACCACGCCGACGCCCAACGACACGGGGACGACCGCCGCCACGACGACATTGACGGCTTCCGGGGCCAGCTGTCCGCAGGGCGAGCACCAGCGGGCCGTGGAGCAGTATCTGAACAAGCTGGGCGGGTTCGGCAAGCTGACCGTGGACGGTAAGCAGTCCGCCGCCGACTGCGCCGCGATCAAGAAGTTCCAGCGCCGGTACGGGATCAGCCCCGCCGCCGGCCGCGCCGGCCCCACCACCCGCGACGTGGCGCGGCGGCTGGCCGCCACCGACGTACGCCGCTGCCGGGCCGGCTCCGCGCTCACCTTCTGCGTCGACCTGACCCGGCAGACCGTCTGGGCGATGCGGGGCGGCAAGGTCGTCATGCCGCCGACGGTCACCCGCACCGGCATGGCCGGGTACGCCACCCCGACCGGCACCTACCGGGTCGGCTGGAAGAACAAGAAGGAGTGGTCCAACCCGTACAAGGTGTGGCTGCCCTACTGGCAGCAGTTCAACGGCGGGATCGGCTTCCACGAGACCACCACCTATCTGCACAACAAGCCGATCGGCTCGCACGGCTGCGTCAACCTGCTGCACCAGGACGCGGTCCAGCTCTGGAAGCTGGGCAAGGTCGGCACCCGGGTGGTCGTCTTCGGCCACCGCGCCGGCACCTGA
- a CDS encoding DNA repair helicase XPB: MSGGPLIVQSDKTLLLEIDHPDAQACRMAIAPFAELERSPEHVHTYRLTPLGLWNARAAGHDAEGVVDALIKYSRYPVPHALLVDVAETMDRYGRLQLVNDPAHGLVLRALDRVVLIEVAKSKKLAGMLGAKLDDDTIAVHPSERGRLKQALLKLGWPAEDLAGYVDGEAHPIELAEAGKDGVKPWTLRSYQREAVETFWAGGSGVVVLPCGAGKTLVGAAAMAEAKATTLILVTNTVAGRQWKRELIARTSLTEEEIGEYSGERKEIRPVTIATYQVLTSRKKGAFTHLDLFNARDWGLVIYDEVHLLPAPIFRFTADLQARRRLGLTATLVREDGREGDVFSLIGPKRYDAPWKDIEAQGWIAPAECTEVRVTLTDAERMAYATAEAEERYRMAATARTKLPVVRALVDRHPDEQVLVIGGYIDQLHQLGEYLDAPIVQGSTTNKERERLFDAFRSGEVRTLVISKVGNFSIDLPEAAVAIQVSGTFGSRQEEAQRLGRVLRPKADGRQAHFYTVVSRDTIDTEYAAHRQRFLAEQGYAYTIVDADDVLGPSLPSFD; this comes from the coding sequence GTGAGCGGTGGACCACTGATCGTGCAGTCGGACAAGACCCTGCTGCTGGAGATCGACCACCCCGACGCGCAGGCGTGCCGGATGGCCATCGCGCCCTTCGCCGAGCTGGAGCGCTCCCCCGAGCACGTGCACACCTACCGGCTCACCCCGCTCGGGCTGTGGAACGCCCGGGCCGCCGGCCACGACGCCGAGGGCGTGGTGGACGCCCTGATCAAGTACTCCCGCTACCCGGTGCCGCACGCGCTGCTGGTCGACGTGGCCGAGACCATGGACCGATACGGGCGGCTCCAGCTCGTCAACGACCCGGCGCACGGCCTGGTGCTGCGCGCGCTGGACCGGGTGGTGCTGATCGAGGTCGCCAAGAGCAAGAAGCTCGCCGGGATGCTCGGCGCGAAGCTCGACGACGACACCATCGCGGTGCACCCGTCCGAGCGGGGCCGGCTCAAGCAGGCGCTGCTCAAGCTCGGCTGGCCCGCCGAGGACCTGGCCGGGTACGTCGACGGCGAGGCGCACCCGATCGAGCTGGCCGAGGCCGGCAAGGACGGCGTGAAGCCGTGGACGCTGCGGTCGTACCAGCGGGAGGCCGTGGAGACGTTCTGGGCCGGCGGGTCGGGCGTGGTGGTGCTGCCCTGCGGCGCCGGCAAGACGCTGGTCGGGGCGGCGGCGATGGCCGAGGCGAAGGCGACGACCCTGATCCTGGTGACGAACACGGTCGCCGGCCGGCAGTGGAAGCGGGAGCTGATCGCCCGCACCTCGCTGACCGAGGAGGAGATCGGCGAATACTCGGGCGAGCGCAAGGAGATCCGCCCGGTCACCATCGCCACGTACCAGGTGCTCACCTCGCGCAAGAAGGGCGCGTTCACCCACCTGGACCTGTTCAACGCCCGCGACTGGGGCCTGGTCATCTACGACGAGGTGCACCTGCTGCCCGCGCCGATCTTCCGGTTCACCGCGGACCTGCAGGCCCGCCGCCGGCTCGGGCTGACCGCGACGCTGGTCCGCGAGGACGGCCGCGAGGGCGACGTGTTCAGCCTGATCGGCCCGAAGCGGTACGACGCGCCCTGGAAGGACATCGAGGCGCAGGGCTGGATCGCCCCCGCCGAGTGCACCGAGGTACGCGTCACCCTGACCGACGCCGAGCGGATGGCGTACGCGACCGCGGAGGCCGAGGAGCGCTACCGGATGGCGGCGACCGCCCGCACCAAGCTGCCCGTGGTCCGCGCCCTCGTCGACCGGCACCCGGACGAGCAGGTGCTGGTCATCGGCGGCTACATCGACCAGCTGCACCAGCTCGGCGAATACCTGGACGCGCCGATCGTGCAGGGCTCGACCACCAACAAGGAGCGGGAACGGCTCTTCGACGCGTTCCGCTCCGGCGAGGTCCGCACCCTGGTGATCTCCAAGGTCGGCAACTTCTCCATCGACCTGCCCGAGGCGGCGGTGGCGATCCAGGTCTCCGGCACCTTCGGCTCCCGGCAGGAGGAGGCCCAGCGGCTCGGCCGGGTGCTGCGCCCGAAGGCCGACGGCCGCCAGGCGCACTTCTACACCGTCGTCTCCCGGGACACCATCGACACCGAGTACGCCGCCCACCGCCAGCGCTTCCTCGCCGAGCAGGGGTACGCGTACACCATCGTCGACGCCGACGACGTCCTCGGCCCGTCCCTGCCCTCGTTCGACTGA